The Pedobacter ginsengisoli region CAATATAAAACAGGAAATCCATTGACCCTGCCGCTGTTATCCGTAGTTGGCAATGCGATTATAGACTATCTACGGTATGCCCGTCCAAAGTCCATGTCCGAGAAGGTGTTCCTGAGCTGTCGGCCACCGTACAGGGAACTTGATGGTGGAGCCGTCCATTCTGCAATCCTTACTGTTTTTATGTCATCCGGAATAGATTTCGGGGACAGACACCGTGGAGGACATGCCCTAAGGTTCAGTCTGGCCCAAAGGATGCTGGATAAATCAACACCTATACCGATCATATCGGAAACTTTGGGCCATTCGAAAGCAGATACCACCAGAACCTATATACGGATTGACCTATCACATATGCTGGAATGCGTATTGGAAGTGCCGGAACCAAAGGATTACTTTTATATGCAGAAAGGGGGATGGCTCTATGACTAACCCGTTCAACTACCAAGGACCTCTTTCTCCATATATGAAAGCCCTTATCCGCATAAAAGAATCCTGCGGGTTCAATGTGATATCCACAAAGTGGACATACAAAGAGTTTGATGAGTTCACCGTTCATTACGGTCTAAGGGAACCTGTCATTACGAAAGATCTGATAGTTGCTTGGTCAACGTCCAGGATGAATGACTGTAGCAGGACATTCTATGGAAAATGTTCCAAACTGTCACAACTTGCCAGATATATGAATGAGCAGGGAGCTAAATCATATATAATGCCCTTGCCAAAATGTGTTAATGACCGTGGCTTTACGCCCTATATCTTCACGGAAGAGCAGATGCTGGCAATATTCCATGAATCTGATAGCCTATTGCGTGAAAGTCACAGGAAGGATGACCCGATCATATCGGTGCCCTGCTTGATCAGGCTTTTGTACAGTACGGGTATAAGGATCACGGAAGCCATTTCATTGAGGAACAAGGATGTGGACCTGGACAGGAATATCCTAAAAGTCGGAACGTGGAGCAGTACCAAAAATGGTGAAGAACGTTT contains the following coding sequences:
- a CDS encoding site-specific integrase; translation: MLSSLGNRFKRTKVPSFYSQDEVRKIEQSISLSNNVGKRNYAMVLLCSRLGLRVSDVSNLSFNNIDWENNKIALVQYKTGNPLTLPLLSVVGNAIIDYLRYARPKSMSEKVFLSCRPPYRELDGGAVHSAILTVFMSSGIDFGDRHRGGHALRFSLAQRMLDKSTPIPIISETLGHSKADTTRTYIRIDLSHMLECVLEVPEPKDYFYMQKGGWLYD
- a CDS encoding tyrosine-type recombinase/integrase, coding for MTNPFNYQGPLSPYMKALIRIKESCGFNVISTKWTYKEFDEFTVHYGLREPVITKDLIVAWSTSRMNDCSRTFYGKCSKLSQLARYMNEQGAKSYIMPLPKCVNDRGFTPYIFTEEQMLAIFHESDSLLRESHRKDDPIISVPCLIRLLYSTGIRITEAISLRNKDVDLDRNILKVGTWSSTKNGEERLVPICDSLKENILKYLHYRSMVPVEGISAPDHPFLMKLNGTALSSANAYNWFRKIYTKCGIVYRGERFGPRVHDLRHTMATHSLAKMVKGGMDIYSALPLLSACLGHRSLHSTEGYVRLTCQEYPELLDQCTTLNDFIYPKNDGNE